One window from the genome of Lacerta agilis isolate rLacAgi1 chromosome 16, rLacAgi1.pri, whole genome shotgun sequence encodes:
- the LOC117061220 gene encoding T-cell surface glycoprotein CD4-like, giving the protein MRNGKEGQYTCEAHGKIKTTNLNLWSVKGPSDEYLLEGDITQLELSSLDMSTPVEWFGPNKSKITDKKARWTLQNKDRRLQIKDLNAQEDQGTWECIISRSGLRITHDVKVIGFVNSLDVDTRYAAVNSTVVLSCELNINFQEIPKNILRSPVLRWMNDNKTIMEVDLNNFNSSLLQQKIDKVQFEHAGEHKCSIEFTWRNLSKTIHLVVMKVSADRPRLDSKENVTLCCHVSAPDLSKSQLCWNNKHGSPKCETHLPEGKFCYGTRSAGEWKCSLMVQDKEKLSMIYFVDDGSAAMLNSFPLTYIAIGAGVMLLLLIIIGVCVFSSKTVKQKRQRARRMAQARQHLLEKKTCQCHKELTNDYYHA; this is encoded by the exons tAAAAGGACCTTCAGATGAATACCTCCTGGAGGGTGACATTACACAACTGGAACTGTCTTCCTTGGACATGTCTACCCCGGTTGAGTGGTTTGGCCCCAACAAGTCAAAAATAACCGATAAAAAAGCGCGATGGACTCTACAAAATAAAGATCGGAGGCTGCAGATAAAGGACCTTAACGCTCAGGAGGACCAAGGGACCTGGGAATGTATCATTAGTCGTAGTGGGCTTCGCATCACCCATGATGTCAAAGTGATAG gttttgtTAATTCACTGGATGTAGATACAAGGTATGCGGCTGTTAATAGCACAGTTGTCCTGTCATGTGAATTGAACATTAACTTCCAAGAGATTCCAAAGAACATCCTAAGAAGCCCAGTTTTGAGGTGGATGAATGATAACAAGACCATTATGGAGGTTGACTTAAACAATTTCAACAGTTCCTTGCTTCAGCAAAAGATAGACAAGGTCCAGTTTGAGCATGCTGGAGAGCACAAGTGCAGTATTGAATTTACATGGAGGAATTTGAGTAAGACCATCCACTTGGTAGTGATGAAAG TTTCTGCTGACCGCCCTAGACTTGATTCCAAAGAAAATGTGACCCTCTGCTGTCATGTCTCTGCTCCTGATCTTTCTAAGTCTCAGTTGTGCTGGAATAATAAGCATGGCTCACCCAAATGTGAAACTCACCTTCCAGAGGGCAAATTTTGTTATGGGACTAGAAGTGCAGGGGAGTGGAAGTGCAGCCTCATGGTGCAGGACAAAGAGAAGCTCAGTATGATCTACTTTGTGG ATGATGGCTCAGCTGCTATGCTGAATTCATTCCCACTGACTTACATAGCCATTGGAGCTGGTGTGATGTTGCTGCTGTTGATCATCATAGGCGTGTGTGTGTTCAGTTCCAAAACAGTTAAACAGAAAAGG CAAAGAGCAAGGAGGATGGCTCAGGCCAGGCAGCACTTGCTTGAAAAGAAGACTTGTCAGTGTCATAA GGAGCTGACAAATGATTACTACCATGCTTGA